From Rhodococcus sp. B7740:
GCGGACGTCCGCCTCGGACTCGCTCCCGCCCACGCCGGTGGACGTGATGCGGCCGGCCTCGAGGATGTAGTAGTTCTGCGCCGACTCGAGGGCGAAGCCGATGTGCTGCTCCACCAACAACACTCCCAATCCTCCGCGTCGAGTGAGTTCGATGACGGTTCGTTCGATCTCGGCGACGACCGACGGCTGAATGCCCTCGGTCGGCTCGTCCAGAATCAACATCCGCGGTTCGGTGATCAGTGCCCGTGCGATCGCGAGCTGTTGGCGCTGACCACCCGAGAGCAATCCCGCTCTGCGACCGAGCAACTCCTTCAACGCCGGAAACAGATCGAGTGCCTCGTCGACGAGTGCCTTGCCACGCTTGCGACCGTCGGCGACGACCTGCAGATTCTCGGCCGTCGTCAACTGGCCGAACGACTGCTGACCCTGCGGCACATACGCGAGTCCGCGGGCGACGCGGGCGCTGGGACGCAACGCGCTCACGTCTTCGCCGTCGAACATGACCTTGCCGGAGTCGACCTTGAGCAACCCCACCGCAGCCCGCAGCAGAGTGGTCTTGCCCGCACCGTTGTGTCCCATCACCGCCGCGACACCGTCGGCCGGAACCGTCAGCGACGCACCGTGAATCACTTCGCTGCGTCCGTAGCCGGTACGCACATCGACCAGTTCAAGCATGGTCGGCTCCTTCCTCTGCGATCTGGTCGAGTTCCTCGCCCGCAGCTGCGGTGCCGAGATAGACCTCTTGGACTTTCGGATCTGCCTGTACCTCGGCCACCGTGCCCTCGGCCAGAACACGTCCGGCAGCCAACACCGTCACCGAGGTGGCGAACATACGCATGAAGTCCATGTCGTGCTCGACGACGACGACGGTCCGCTCACCACCGATTCGCTGCAGCAGTTGGCCGGTTTCCTCGCGCTCCTCGTGGCTCATGCCTGCGACCGGCTCGTCGAGCAGGAGCACGTCTGCGTTCTGCACCAACAGCATTCCGATCTCGAGCCACTGCTTCTGCCCGTGCGCGAGAATTCCCGCGGGCTTGTCGCGCTCGGCCGTCAGGCCGGTGGTCTCGAGGGCCTCCTCGATCTGGGGGAGTACCGATCCTCGACGACGCAGCATCGTCAGCACGGACCGACCGGATCCGGCGGCGATATCCAGGTTCTGCAATACCGTCAGATTCTCGAAGATGCTGGCGGTCTGGAAGGTTCGGCCGATGCCGAGGCGGGCGATCTGATGCACCTTCTTGCCGAGCAGTTCGACCCCGGACTTGGTGACCGAGCCGGTGGCCGGGACGAGGCCGGTGATGGCGTCGATCAGGGTGGTCTTGCCTGCACCGTTGGGCCCGATGAGGAAGCGCAGATCGCCCTGCATCAGCGTCAGGTCGACGTTGGTGTTGGCTTTGAAACCGTCGAAACTGACTGTCAGATCTCGTACTTCGAGATACTGACTCGACATGCCGGCGTTGCCGCCGAACGTGGGTTGCGGACCTTCGACATGAATCATCGCGTCAGTTCCTTCTCTGGCTCTTCGCTCGGTTCGGGAACCGGTTCGGATTCCTGCTTTCGTTTGCGCAGCGCGAACAGTCCCGCGATACCGGCGGGGAAGAACCCGACGACCACCACGAACAGCAGACCCTGCGCGTACGTCCAGCCGGACGGGAACTGCTCGGACAGTGTGGTCTGAGCCCAGGCGACGCCGAGCGCGCCGAGGACCGGGCCGAGCAGGGTGGTGCGACCGCCGATCGCCACACCGATGAGGAACGCGATGGACGGGACGATGCCGACGTCGTTGGGGGAGATGATGCCGACGATCGGAACGAACAGTGCGCCTGCGAGACCCGCGAAGAACGCCGCGGCCACGTAGGCCACGATCTTGACGTTGGCGGGGTCGTATCCGAGGAACCGCACGCGCTCCTCCTGATCCCGCACCGCGACCAGCAGTTCGCCGTAGCGCGAGTACATGAGCTGGCGGGTGATGGCGACGACCACGAGCAGTACGCCTGCGGCGATGAAGAACAGCATCTGCTTGTTCGCGGGGTCGTTGAGATTGAACCCGAAGAACGTGCGGAACCTGTTGAGGCCGTTGGAGCCGCCCGTGGTCTGCTGACCGATGAGCAGAATCGCGAACGCGGCGGCGAGTGCCTGGCTGAGGATCGCGAAGTACGCGCCCTTGACCCGACGCTTGAACACGCCGAGACCGAGTACCAGTGCCACCAGGGCCGGCAGGAACAGAATGCCCAGGATCGTGGTGATCGGTGAGGTGAACGGCACCCAGTACGACGGCAGTTCACGGATGCCTGCGATCGACATGAAGTCCGGTACGTCGTCGCCGCGGAGATCGGCGTCGGAGATCTTCAGATGCATGGCCATGATGTAGGCCCCGATGCCGAAGAAGACGCCCTGACCGAGAGTGAGCATTCCGCCTCGGCCACAGGCCAATCCGATACCGACGGCCACGATCGCGTAACAGATGAACTTGCCCAGCAGGTTCAGCCGGAAGTCGCTGAGAACGGCCGGAGCGACGGCGAACAGCAGGATCGCGGCGAGCGCGAATCCCAGTAGGGCACCGCGCTTGGCGATGAACTCGCTCATACCAGGCTCCTTGTCTTGACGGCGAACAAGCCTTGCGGGCGGGCCTGCAGGAAGATCACGATGAGCACGAACACGATGACCTTGGCGATCGAGGCCGTGGTGCTGTACTCGATGAACGAGTTGAGAATCCCGAGGGCGAAGGCCGCGATGACCGCACCCTTGATCTGGCCGAGTCCGCCGACCACTACCACCAGGAAGGCGTCGATCAGATAGCTCTGTCCCACAGTGGAACTGGTGGAACCGATCAGGGTGAGCGCGACGCCCGCGACACCGGCGAGACCGGAACCGAGGAAGAACGTCGAGATATCCGTCCTACGGCTCGAGATACCCGAGGTCTCCGCGAGATCACGGTTCTGCACCACCGCACGGATGCGTCGACCCATTGCGGTCTTCTTCAGTGCCATCGACAGTGCGAGAACGGCGACGATCGCGAGCACGAGGATGAAGATTCTGGTCTTGGGAACCACGGCACCGAAAATGTCGACGCCGCCGCTGAGCCATCCCGGGGAGACGACGTTGACCGCGGGTGCTCCGAAGATGTCGCGAGCGAGCTGCTGCAGGATGAGCCCGACGCCGAACGTGACGAGCAGGGTGTCGAGTGGTCGGTGGTACATGCGCTGAATCAGCGTGACCTCCAACAAGACTCCCATTGCACCGCCGACGAGGAAGCCGACGATCAGAGAGATGAACAGTGATGCGCCGCCGGTGGAGACGATCTGCTGCACCACGTAGGCCGTGTACGAGCCGGCCATGATGAACTCGCCGTGCGCCATGTTGATGACGCCCATCTGACCGAATGTCAGTGAGAGCCCGAGGGCGGCGAGGAGAAGAATGGATCCGATCGACAGGCCGGTGAACAACTGTCCGATCACGACGTCCATAGGGGAGCTCCTTCGGAGCATGTGAGTGGAACTTCGTAGCAGGCTACGAAGTTCCACTCACATGGGTGGTGGTCAGTTGAGGTCGGCGGCCCAGTCGTAGGTCTCCAGGAACGGGTCGGGTGCGATCGCTTCGGGGGATTCCCACACCGTGTAGATCAGTCCGTCGGGGCGGATCTCACCGATGCGAGCGGTCTTGGAGATGTGGTGGTTGTCCCCGTCGATGACGACCTCGCCCTCGGGAGCGGCGAAGCTGACGCCGTCGGCCGCAGCCTGAATGTCGGCCACGGCAAAGGAATCGGCCTTCTCGACGGTGTTCTTCCACAGGTAGACCGAGGTGTACGCGGCTTCCATGGGGTCCGAGGTCGGCTTGTCGGCACCGTACTTCGCCTTGTAGTCGGCGACGAACTTGTTGTTCTCCGGGGTGTCGACGGTCTGGTAGTAGTTCCAGGCGGTCAGCTGACCC
This genomic window contains:
- the urtC gene encoding urea ABC transporter permease subunit UrtC; its protein translation is MSEFIAKRGALLGFALAAILLFAVAPAVLSDFRLNLLGKFICYAIVAVGIGLACGRGGMLTLGQGVFFGIGAYIMAMHLKISDADLRGDDVPDFMSIAGIRELPSYWVPFTSPITTILGILFLPALVALVLGLGVFKRRVKGAYFAILSQALAAAFAILLIGQQTTGGSNGLNRFRTFFGFNLNDPANKQMLFFIAAGVLLVVVAITRQLMYSRYGELLVAVRDQEERVRFLGYDPANVKIVAYVAAAFFAGLAGALFVPIVGIISPNDVGIVPSIAFLIGVAIGGRTTLLGPVLGALGVAWAQTTLSEQFPSGWTYAQGLLFVVVVGFFPAGIAGLFALRKRKQESEPVPEPSEEPEKELTR
- the urtD gene encoding urea ABC transporter ATP-binding protein UrtD — encoded protein: MIHVEGPQPTFGGNAGMSSQYLEVRDLTVSFDGFKANTNVDLTLMQGDLRFLIGPNGAGKTTLIDAITGLVPATGSVTKSGVELLGKKVHQIARLGIGRTFQTASIFENLTVLQNLDIAAGSGRSVLTMLRRRGSVLPQIEEALETTGLTAERDKPAGILAHGQKQWLEIGMLLVQNADVLLLDEPVAGMSHEEREETGQLLQRIGGERTVVVVEHDMDFMRMFATSVTVLAAGRVLAEGTVAEVQADPKVQEVYLGTAAAGEELDQIAEEGADHA
- the urtB gene encoding urea ABC transporter permease subunit UrtB encodes the protein MDVVIGQLFTGLSIGSILLLAALGLSLTFGQMGVINMAHGEFIMAGSYTAYVVQQIVSTGGASLFISLIVGFLVGGAMGVLLEVTLIQRMYHRPLDTLLVTFGVGLILQQLARDIFGAPAVNVVSPGWLSGGVDIFGAVVPKTRIFILVLAIVAVLALSMALKKTAMGRRIRAVVQNRDLAETSGISSRRTDISTFFLGSGLAGVAGVALTLIGSTSSTVGQSYLIDAFLVVVVGGLGQIKGAVIAAFALGILNSFIEYSTTASIAKVIVFVLIVIFLQARPQGLFAVKTRSLV
- the urtE gene encoding urea ABC transporter ATP-binding subunit UrtE; translation: MLELVDVRTGYGRSEVIHGASLTVPADGVAAVMGHNGAGKTTLLRAAVGLLKVDSGKVMFDGEDVSALRPSARVARGLAYVPQGQQSFGQLTTAENLQVVADGRKRGKALVDEALDLFPALKELLGRRAGLLSGGQRQQLAIARALITEPRMLILDEPTEGIQPSVVAEIERTVIELTRRGGLGVLLVEQHIGFALESAQNYYILEAGRITSTGVGGSESEADVRAAMAI